In the Prochlorococcus marinus str. MIT 9312 genome, GGTATGAAAACGAGTAACCAAGTCTTGGCAACTATCGCAAATTGATTGAAAATGACGAATTGCTTTAGGATTTTCAAATGATGTCATAATTCGATAAGTTCCGATTTTTATTTAGCATTTGTTATACCTTATTAAGGATGATAAAAAATTGCCTGGTCAAACAGTAATTAAGAATGCAATCAACTGAGCAAATCTTAGCTTCAACTCCTGGCAGTTCACAATTGCCTGCGAGCTCTCAAACCCCCTCAAGAGTTCTTGTTGTTGAACCACACCCCACACTTAGAACGGTCCTTGTACAAAGGCTTCGTCAAGATGGCCATCTAGCTGCTGCAGTCGGATCAGCAGCAGAAGCTGTTGACCTATGTAGAGAACAATCACCTGACCTACTAGTTAGTGCTGAAATCCTTGAGCAGAACACTGCAATGAGACTTGCCCAACAGTTGGGTTCTTCAGTAATAGTACTAACAGCAAGATCAGGTGTTGAAGCATTAGTTAATCTATTAGACGAAGGGGCAGATGATGTTCTTAGAAAACCGTTTGGATTAGAAGAGCTTGCAGCAAGATGTAGAACGCTTTTAAAAAGAGGGAGAATAGGGTTACAAGAAAAAGTTGAGGTTGGGCCTCTAGAAGTTCATCTTCTTTTAAGGCAAGTAACTCTTAGTGAGAAGCCTGTAGAATTAAGTCCTAGGGAGTTTGCACTGCTTTGCGCTCTTCTGATGCCGCCAGGCATGGTTAGAAGTCGTCAAGAGCTCCTAAGGATGGCATGGCCCCCTTTCAGCGGAGGGCCAAGATCTGTAGATACTCAAGTGCTAACATTGCGAAGAAAATTAGAGCAAGCAGGCCTGGGAGAAGGTGGTGGAATAACTACTGTTAGACAACAAGGATATCGATTTAGTATCGACAATATTTAATTCAAAAAAGCAAAAAGCTCACCAATAATCATCGTAACCGAGAGTAAAGTCAATAACTTATAAGTCCAAAGAGGGGATATATAAGATAATTCATTAATAGCAATACCAGTATTTTTGGAAACAATTGAAAGGAATTTTTCAAGATTTTCTAACCTTTGTGGAATAAGAAAATGATTACCTCTATTCGTATTAAAGTAATAAACTTTACTACCCTGACTGGTGGGTAGAGATTTTATTAAATTAATATCTTTCCAAGGAATTTCCCAATTTTTTCTCCCTAGGGCTTTAGAAATAAAGCTAGTTTTATATGAAATTTTATTATTACAAGTTTCTACATAATCACTTGTGATATTAAAGATCAAAAAAAGGCCTAAGACAAATGCAGCAATAGAAGGGATTCTTAATTTATCAATTGCTATAAACGGAATAGGAATTGTAAGCGCTAGATATAAAGCAATTAACGAACTTTTTACAAAAAAAAGAGTTTTAAACTTTTCTTTCATTTAAGAATCCTTTAATTTGGTAATTTAAAACTATTTATATTTAATTTTGCACCTATTTTATGTGCGCAAGCGTACCCACTAAAAGCTACAGCATTTAGGCCTTGACCTGGAAAGCACGAATCGCCTACGCAATAAAGATTTTTAATTTTTGTCGTATTAAAAGGCATTGGCAAAAGCCCAAGTAACTTTTTGCTAGGAATTGGTCCATAACTACCTTCATATCTTCCAAGAAACTTTTTATGGGTTTTTGGAGTGCCAATTTCTTTGTGATCAATATTTTGTTCAAGGTTAGGCAAAATAATTGAAATCTTGTCAATAAGAAATGAAAAATATTTTTCTTTCTTTTGCAGATATTCTTTCCTTGATAATCCTTCCCATTCACTCATTGATGAAGGAGTAAATGCATGGACGATATGTTTACCTTCAGGAGCTAAAGATGAGTCCAGCAAAGTAGGTATAGAAACAAAAATGACTCCTTTTTCACTTTCTAATTCATCCCAATTCTCGACAATTATGTGATGACAGTTAAAGGTATTGCTTATTAGATTTTTTTCTACCCCGAGGTGAATAGACACAAAAGAAGGGGAAGGTTGATATGTCTCAGACCACTTATATTCACTTTTTGGCACATTTTTACTTGAAATTAATCCTTTCTTCTTATCTTTAAGTCCAAATGTATCCCATCTTGTGGAATTAGATACGATAATATTTGAGTAAATTTCTTCCCCATTTGAAAGCTTAACTCCTACCGCTTTCTCATCCTTTAAAATTATTTCAGTAACATTGGCTTTATAAC is a window encoding:
- a CDS encoding response regulator transcription factor, which codes for MQSTEQILASTPGSSQLPASSQTPSRVLVVEPHPTLRTVLVQRLRQDGHLAAAVGSAAEAVDLCREQSPDLLVSAEILEQNTAMRLAQQLGSSVIVLTARSGVEALVNLLDEGADDVLRKPFGLEELAARCRTLLKRGRIGLQEKVEVGPLEVHLLLRQVTLSEKPVELSPREFALLCALLMPPGMVRSRQELLRMAWPPFSGGPRSVDTQVLTLRRKLEQAGLGEGGGITTVRQQGYRFSIDNI
- the crtH gene encoding carotenoid isomerase, which produces MKSNNRNFDAIIIGSGIGGLVTASQLAAKGAQVLVLEKYIIPGGSGGSFKRKGYTFDVGASMIFGFGKEGYTNLLTRALKDVNEKCETIPDPVQLEYHLPNNFHISVDKNYEQFISKLSASFPKEKEGIKKFYDTCASVFKCLDSMPLLSIEDPSYLFKVFFKAPFSCLGLARWLPVNAGDVARKFIKDPELLKFIDIECFCWSVMPALKTPMINAGMVFTDRHAGGINYPKGGVGTIAEKLVAGIEKLGSQIRYKANVTEIILKDEKAVGVKLSNGEEIYSNIIVSNSTRWDTFGLKDKKKGLISSKNVPKSEYKWSETYQPSPSFVSIHLGVEKNLISNTFNCHHIIVENWDELESEKGVIFVSIPTLLDSSLAPEGKHIVHAFTPSSMSEWEGLSRKEYLQKKEKYFSFLIDKISIILPNLEQNIDHKEIGTPKTHKKFLGRYEGSYGPIPSKKLLGLLPMPFNTTKIKNLYCVGDSCFPGQGLNAVAFSGYACAHKIGAKLNINSFKLPN